One Actinoplanes missouriensis 431 DNA segment encodes these proteins:
- a CDS encoding DivIVA domain-containing protein, which produces MTSTFTVVLRGYDRDRVDQLLGEVEAAVASADPVKRESARRRLLDPDLVVVLRGYARDEVDAALKEAAQRLSDA; this is translated from the coding sequence GTGACATCGACATTCACCGTTGTGCTGCGTGGGTATGACCGGGATCGCGTCGATCAGCTCCTGGGTGAGGTGGAGGCAGCCGTCGCCTCGGCCGACCCGGTGAAGCGGGAATCGGCCCGGCGACGGCTGCTCGACCCGGATCTGGTGGTCGTCCTGCGCGGGTATGCGCGTGACGAGGTGGACGCCGCCCTCAAGGAAGCGGCACAGCGACTGTCGGACGCTTGA
- a CDS encoding DUF1697 domain-containing protein — translation METFLILLRGINVGGKNRVLMAELKKFLEGLGYLDVATFIASGNVIVTSDRSAGEIAAHIESALPTAFALDDELVRILVLTRDQLRAIVDDRPAGFGDQPDEYHSDAIFLIGIDAAEAMPIFNPREGVDRVWPGKGVVYSQRLSAQRTKSRLSSMLRSPLYKSMTIRSWGTTVKLLTMLNARD, via the coding sequence GTGGAGACGTTCCTGATCCTTCTGCGGGGCATCAATGTCGGAGGCAAGAACAGGGTATTGATGGCGGAACTGAAGAAGTTCCTGGAAGGACTCGGTTATCTCGACGTCGCGACCTTCATCGCCAGCGGCAACGTCATCGTGACGTCGGACCGGAGCGCCGGCGAGATAGCGGCTCACATCGAATCGGCGCTGCCCACGGCCTTCGCGCTGGACGACGAGCTGGTCCGGATCCTGGTCCTCACGCGTGATCAACTCCGGGCGATCGTGGACGACAGGCCGGCGGGCTTCGGGGACCAGCCGGACGAATACCACAGTGACGCCATTTTTCTGATCGGCATCGACGCTGCCGAGGCGATGCCGATCTTCAATCCGCGCGAGGGCGTGGACCGGGTCTGGCCGGGCAAAGGCGTCGTCTATTCGCAGCGTCTCAGCGCCCAGCGCACGAAGAGCCGGTTGAGCTCGATGCTGAGGTCGCCGCTCTACAAGTCGATGACCATTCGCAGCTGGGGCACGACAGTCAAGCTGCTGACGATGCTCAATGCCAGAGACTGA